The DNA region gGCTTAGTTATGTAGTACTAATACCAAGTACATTTGTGATAAATACATAATGAGCAGATTTATATCATCAATTTGGGCTGAGAATGCCAAATCAGATAAATACAGAATCCTTTGAGAGATCAGTCACTgatcaaaatgaaatgaaaacaaggcATCCTCTAGCAATTTGGAGCTAGACAACACAAAACAGCAGCAGATCTGTGTTATGCTGAGCACAGCTCTAGACCATTTTGATGGGAAAGCAGAAGTGCCAACAGGCACACTACCTCCAGCCCCTTCGTGGCCACATTTGTTTCAAAGCACAGATTtctcttttgggggtgatgaaagtATTCTAAaactgactgtggtgatggttgcacaatctgtgaatatactaaaaaccactgaattgtacatttttaatGGGTGAACTGTATGGTAGTTGAATTAGAGCTCAATAAAGTtgttccctatttttaaaaacatgtttgtgGTGCAAAATGTTgcacataaaaacataaaaagggcTGCCAATATAAAGGATTCTGAATTAGATTTACCCTCAAATTTTTTCCCACTtcaaataaacatgtatataaacTCACATacacctgcacacacatacacacacgcacatgcaatATACAGGTACAATGCTTTGGGTATTAAAATGTCAGAacactttccttatttttcagtAAAATCCTCTTCAAAAGTATCTTACTTAAAATGCCTTGGAACTTTAATACCCAACTCTGAACACACCTCTAGATTTCTGCAGAATGTCTTCTAATATGCCTTATTTAGCTATCATACTCTTATATAATGCTCctgtcagagagagagaataaaagaaaaggctGTGGTTCAAAAGCACAGACTCTAAAACTAGACTACATGGATTTTAATGCTACTAGTTTTACTGATTAGGTATGTAACCCTGGGATTGCTATCtaacttctctctgcctcagttttctcaaccgtaaaatggggataataatagccCGTCTGCATTCTGTGGTTTCAATGTGTCAGTGTATACACTGCACTTACAGTGGTGCCATACTCACAGTATTGTAATACCACTATAAATTATTATTGACTGGCATTAGTATTATTAATAGTATTGGCTGGTATCAGGTTGCTGCATGTTGTCTGTTGCCTTTGCTAGGGTAAAGTGgtaaagtcactcagctgtgtccgactctttgcaaccccacagactgcagcccgccaggctcctctgtccatgggattctccagacaagaatactggagtgggttgccatttccttctccaggggatcttcccaacccaggggatcgaactcgggtctcctgcattgcagacagatgctttaccgtctgagccaccaggggaactcAATCACTAGGGTAGTGGATACATTTTCTCCCTCCTAACAGAATGCTTTACATATAATTACTCCACGATTGCTTCCTCAGAATGTTTAAACATCACACCTGTATGACACCAAACACACTTAGAAAATTTCATAATAAATACAAAACTCGTTTTGATAAATGTCAGATTGTGCCAGTACATGTGCAGACCTAGAATAATGGTTGGCATCTCCACTGCTGAAGTTTTGGTTCACCCTGTCAattgaaagactagagatatgaAAGGATCCTTTAGTTTTCTATATCATTACTGGAAAAGCACTAAGTTACAACCAAGGGCCCTACATTCTGCTCCTAGATCCCTCTTAGACAACGTGACCTTCTGCCAAATCACTTAGCAGAGTAAATACATCCACTggagtaaataaaataaggaaaactgaCCATGCTTCAAAAAAAAGATGCTCTAAATAAAGGAAGGCATTATCTTTAATACTGAGCTCACTCCCTGAGGGTAGAGTAAGTCTAATTTTTGAAATGAACTTTTGAACATCTTCATGTTCAaacctgatgctgctgctgctggtaataAATGCAGGTAAAGCTGGTAATAAATAATATATCTCATTAGTGTGGTGAGCTACACTTTTCAGCACTTGAATGTACATTATTGTGATTATCAACACAAAACCCTGTGAATAGACAGCAATGAGTTTCCTGGTTCTTTCCCATCTGTGCACTTACAGCATTCCATAAGCAAGTCCACTACCCAAGAGACATCTGTCTCCTCACGTGTCTGACACGGCAACCAAAGGAGAATGCTGGAAGGTGGAAGAGCAGGCACCTTGCCTTCAGGTACTTCCAACTCAAAAGATGAGAGCCACTCTGCAACACCTGAAGCTGCTCTCAATAATTTAAACTGAGACATTCACTTATCAAAACTGCTATTGAACTGTTATCATTTTTAAGGTAAAAGTTATTTGAGGTAATAAGTTATTACTTTAAAACTTTAAGTAATACTTAATTACTTAAAAGCTTAAGTTTAAAAACTTAATtacttaaaaactttaaaagtttaagGTAATAAGTTATTACTTGATTTGTTGCTAGAGTAACTATTATAAAAGCTTAGGATAACCATAACAACTCCAAAGCAATAGAACACATTATTCAAAAATACCCTCTTCCCAGTAGTTGAACTACTATGAGTCTTTCAATATTTTCTACTTTGAGGGCTTGAAATCTGGAACAGAGATAAATCAGGGAAATATATTACCTCTCGGATTATCAGAACAAAAGTTTACATGTTTAAAAGACAACATTGCTTGCAGTGCACATTTTCCTGTACCTCTGTTTCCCTTCAAAATGGAGATTAAAATGTAAATCCTATTAAGCTCAACAGtattgtatttatgtatgtgctgtgcttagtcactcagtcatgtctgactctttgcggaccccatggactgtagcccaccaggctcctccatccatagggattctccaggcaagaacactggagtgggttgtcatgtcctcctccaggggatcttcccaacccaggaatcaaacccaggtctcccgcactgcaggcagattctttactgtctgagcctccagggaagcccatatttatgcatatatggggtcaatcatattttaaaactgacattttcctcgCATTCAAAGTGTTGTCATCTTTGAATAAATAATAAGCCAAGCATTTACCACAAACTCTCTTATCTGCCAGAAAACTAGTGCTACGTCTAaatggtctcagttcagttcagttcagttgctcagttgtgtccgactctttgtgaccccatggactgcagcatgccaggcttccctgtccatcaccaactccaggaacctactcaaacttatatccattgagtcagtgagccatccaaccatctcatcctctgttgtccccttcacctgccttcaatcttttcccagcatcagggtcttttccaatgagtcagttcttcgaatcaggtggccaaagtattggagcttcagcatcagtccttccaatgaatattcaggactgatttcctttaggatggactggttggatctccttgcagtccaagggactctcaagagtcttctccaacaccacagttcaaaagcatcatgttCAGAAAATAGCATTCTCGCTGGGATGAAGGCAGTATCAAGGAAAGATGCAACTTTTCCCTTAGATTTCTGGTTCATACGGAATGTCAAAGTTCCAAGAGTTTTAACCAGTTAGGCTATCAACCTACTAAAAGAGACAATCATAACTATATCTACTATGTGGCTTGAACTGGGCTCAGCACTTTATATGCACTCTCTCACTTAATCCTTACAACCAACAGATGAAGTTGCTTATAGAGGAGGCAAACAAGGCTCAGAAAGGTAAACAGAGCTGCCCCAGATTACACTGCCAACAAAAggcagagttgggatttgaatcCCAGCCTGAGATTCCCAGGCCAaagatcttaaccactgaattCTACAGCCTTCCCACTGAGAGACAGACAAGAGCGGGACAGAAAACTTGGTTGAAATGAAGCATTCTTTAGAAATAAGTGAGACTACGAAGCAAAGCACTACAACTCTCTTACTCTCTTCTCCTGAAAAGACTATAAATGCATGTCATGCAGAGACTATAAGGACCATTCCTTTAATCACCCCTCTATACCCAGGTCCTTATGATCTTCTGGCAGTAACACATTATAAGTTCAGGCCACGGGAATTGTCATGCAATAGCACTAAGAAGGGTGGGacagcaataataaaaacaagctGAAAGATATTACTCTTAGACTTACTCCATTCACGTTCACCCCCTTTCTTCACTtgcttttctctccatctttctcaTCTGGAGGAAAGCAAATCACTGCTTTGTAACAGGCACACCTCTGATGCACTGCCTGCCCCTTTTCAAAACCACCTCAAACTCCAGGAACCTTTTATCAACCTCAAAAGCACATAAGCCGTGATAATTTCCCACTACTATTAAATATTTCAATAGCCAGCAAATGGCAATATCATTTGTACAGTGAATGTATTACAAACGaaagcagctttaaaaaaaaaatttagttgcaCTGGGTACCTGCAGCACGTGGGTTCAGTAGCTGCAGAGTGCAAGCTCTAGAGCGCAGGCGCAGTagttgtgcttagttgctctgtggcatgtggaatcttcccagaccagggattgaacccgtgtcccctgcattagcaggcagattcttatccactgcaccaccagggaagcactgaaAGCAGCTTTAAAGTTAGCAAAACTGAACTTCCATCAGTGACACAGGCGAGTGTACACAGAATGGGGCAAAGCTTCAATCCCATCAATTCTAACACTTTTCTTCTGAAGACAGGAGTCCCTTGGCCGGCCCTTCACTATCAATCATAGCTACTACCCCTCAACATTAGGACCTCAGTTAGCACCTGACACGTTTTAAGATTTAGGTCATTTTCAAACAACCAGAGTGTTTCCTTGAactaaaagaaattatacaatatgggggggtggggagggagagaaatggATGTTTATTGCCTTTTCTGATgtaccctggtggctcattggtaaagaatccacctgccaatgcaggagatgcgggtttgattcctggattgggaagattcccctggagaaggaaatggcaactcactccaatattcttgcctgggaaatcacatggacagaggagcctggtgggttacagtccacggggtcacaaaagagtcggacacgactgatcaactaaacaacaattaccTTTTCTGTAGGTTATCACAGGATTTTAAGGCTATGAAAATGTATGGGTATTTGACTAAAGGAACAGACTCAAAGGGCACAGAGTGACCTCAGTGTTTTTCAAAGGGTCACCCCAGGGTTATCACAGCTACCCTTACAGGCAGCCTTTCTCTGAAGTATTCGGttttaccttaaaatttttatcatgaatactGCATTCTAAAGCACAATGTATTTGAATTTCTTCTAAATCTTTGTGTATAATAAATGCtctaatgggacttccctggtggtccagtggctaagactccacactcccaatgcaggggacctgggtttgatccctgatcagggaactagatcctacatgccccaaGGAAGACCTGGcagaaccaaataaataaaaaatatattttaaataaataaataaatgctccaAGAAAACACCAGCTGCTTTATTTTGTAGCTCCTACTACATACACACTATCATGTCACCACCCTGCTTATCCAGTATACCCAGTGTGCTCCAGATAGATGGAAAGAGCACTGGACAGAGATTCCATGTGTGTGAACAAGTGCATTGCCAGGAATATAAGTTACTTCCTAAGTATTGACAGTTGTTTAATGAATAGGCAGAATGGCTTTGAGGACtagttttcaaaatttaagaacattccagaaaaaaCCTTTTGAGACACTTTATACTCTGAAATCCgcaaaagaaaaaggacaaaggaaatatACCAattatgatttacaaatattgatAAAGGAGAacaataaaaaacatattttgcttAGTTTAGGTGGAAGGAAAAAGCTGCCAGGATGTCATATAGAGATCATATTGTAGGGAGTAGGGAGTAGTTAGGGCAACTAAAAACCAGTTCCATTTAGGGAATACTAAAACGAGTTTTCCACTGACTCTTGTGTTTTCCTTTGTACATTTTAATGATTTCCAACTTACAGAGGAAAATAAGGGATTGTAATGGACACCTGTGTTCCTGTGTAACCATGCAtgatgctgcaactactgaagaccaGGAACCATGCCTCATTTGTTTCATACCTTTCTCTGGCTTTTAATACAGATTTCTATATACATGAAGagttcaagaaatgtttaacaactgcACAGAATAAGTGTCTAATCATATTAGATTCTTAACTGCATCCTTTCCACTAACCCCCCCTCAAAAGACTCGCCCTAAAGAAGCATGCGttgttttaaataacaaaagaataaatacttttaCTGGTACTAGATGAAAGACTATTGAAAGACTGGGGTCTTGGCTCCCTTCAATCACGTGACCCAGCCATATCTGTTTTCCTATGATAAAATGAGGCTCATACAGCCGGCCTTCTATCCAGAGTTGTTGCATGAATAAATCAGCATATATTTACATGGTAACCATTGTGAGAGAGGTATTGGGAAGGATAAAACAGCATATTTACCTCCCTAATCCCAACCAACAGCAATGACTTACTTCGTGCAAGGCCTTGATTTAAGCACTTTTGTGTAAGGTATACAATCCCTTATCTGAAAACCTTGGTGCCACATGTGTTTCCAAATTCAAAAATGTCCAGACTTTTAGGTAGGCAGTAACCTgcatatccctggagaaggaaaaggctacccactccagtattctggccaggagaattccatggactatatagtccatggggtcgcaaagagtcggacacaactgagcgactttcactttcacttcaacctGCATATATGATATATTATGTAATACCTCAGCAAGGTCTGAGGCACTGCCCCATAAACACATTACTAGTGCTacaacaaaaccaaataaatattaacattaaatagAATAAAAGCTATCAAATACCCTCACATCGGTTTAAGTCAAATTTTGTCACCACCTGAGTTTTGGCACCTAACTtatcaaattaaattttcatcacacccttttaattaaaaattgcaaGTAACAAATTTTAGATGtaactaactcatttaatccttctaAGTACTCTAAGAAGGAAGTTATCTTATTCGTATTCTACAGATGAAAACTATTAGGTATAGAGAGGTTAACTCACACAGTAATCCCCAGCAAGTAAGACTCCTAGCCTGCACTGGAACCCAGACAGCCAAGCTCCACAGTTGTGCTCTTAACAACTATGATCTATGGCCTCTCTCAGAAACTGCTTGATGGCACCAGACAAACATGTGATAAGTTAAAACAGTGATAAACAATCAAGTATCTAAAACAATAATAGGAAAAACGGCACAAAGCAGCATTTATTCcttattcaacaactatttatagAGGATATACCACATGCCAGGTCTTCCGGAGATGATGACACATGAACCAGACAAGGTTCATGCAGGTTGCCTTCATGCAGCCAGAGCCCAGTGGGGAAATAGCCCAGCATCAAATAAAGACGATTATGACATGCATGATGGTTAAGTGTGTAGGACTGCTGTTCACATCCAGAGGAGGAGAGCAGGTCGGGGTCAGGGGTAATAGGATATAAAATTTGAACTGTTCCTTGACTAGCATTGGGATTTGCaaggacagaaaggaaaagagagggctTTTGAAATGGCTGATGGCATGGCATCCATTCAAAAGGCCGATACTGTGCACCTACTCCATGCCAAGAATAAGGCTAAGCACAAAAGTTCCAAACTAGGTAAAATCCATTTAAACCAACAGAGGATTTCTTGTTAAGAGACTAAGAAGGACAATTGGGGTAGTAGGCCTATGTCCTATCatgtagagaaggcaatggcaacccactccagtactcttgcctggagaatcccagggacagcagagcctggtgggctgctgtctatggggtcgcacagagtcagacacgactgaagcgacttagcagcagcagcagtagcagtccTATCATGGCGAATCCTTGAGTGTTAAGTTGAGGAGTTGGAATTTGACCCTGCAGGAGTCACTGAAGGTTATTTGGCAGGTTTCTGCTTCACAATATTCAGATTTATCCCTATGGAATGTCAATGACTATCTGCATTCTTATTTGGGGCCAATTAGACCTCCAAGCTGGATTGCCTTCAAGCAAGAGCTCAGGGCAACAAAATAAATACCAAGTgtaaattcatttaatcctcaaggAATAGAGAAAACTCTAATCTCTCAAAGAATAAAGGTAGGCAATTTGAAAACATTGGAGaaggccttctcccacagagtccaaaattctgttctgtacatctgtgtctctttttctgttttgcatatatggttatcgttaccatctttctaaattccatatacatacattagtatactgtattggtctttatctttctggcttacttcacaacAGCTAAAGGAAAGTGGCAAGCTCCTCTTAAAATCCCAAAGGCCATTGCTAAAACCTAAGTTATTTCTTCACATGCAAATGAAATTTCCAACCTTCCAAAGTAtatttccatgagaaaaaaaaaatttacaattctttattttactatatttctttatttggctgtgtcccgggtggcacagtggtgaagaatccgcctgccaatgtagagatgcaagggttcaatccctgggttgggaagagctcttggagtaggaaatggcaacccactctggtatccttgcccagaaaattctatggacagaggagcctggcaggctacagtcctcggggtcacaaagagtaggacatgactaagcgtgggtgtgtgcgcgcgcacacacacacacaaacactgggtcttagttgcagcatatggggtctagttccctaaccagagatcaaacccaggcctccagaactgggagcacagggtcttagccactgagtcatcagggaagtcccaaacaaaTTCTTAAGTTGAACGATGATCTGATCTTTAATGAGGCTGGTGACAACTTACCGCAGGGCTCTGGTGGACAATGTGACAGTACAAACTCAATTGCTTCATAACTTACTCACCTTGAAGTTCCCATCCCCTTACTCCCTTATCtaagcagagagaaagaagtcaattacctattttatacatatcagagattttcattctcttaaacaATTGAGTAGCTAAGATATTCTATTTACCCTCtgcaaaacaaattttatttacatgcactaatttttttttcagtcattgaCCTTCCACAGAAAAGTAGGTAACAAAGACTCTCCAATGGTTTCCCGCTATTTTTGAGAATCAAATTATTTCTGACTCTGTAGGCCCTGCATTACCTATTACTGACTCCTTCCAGGCTCCCTAACTCCTTTAAAGCTCACTAGGTTCCATCCACCCTGGCTTGTTTTCTGTTCTTCAAATATCTCAAGTTTGTTTTTCTGCCTCAAGGTCTTGGCTCTTACTTTTCTCTCAGCTCTTGATGAGGTAAGCTGACAAGGTAAGAGCGATCTCTCTTCTTTCACATCTTTGTCCAAAGGTCACCTTTGGAAAGGGTGGCCTTTCCAAACCACCCTTGCTAAAAAGGCCCTTCCCAGTTCTCCATCTCATAGTATTTCCACCATTGTTCTCACCACCGTCTATAAGGATCTTCATTTGTTTCCTTACCTACTGTCCATACTCTCTGGTGGAATATAGTCTCCGTGAGACTCCAGAAGATCAAGGATTACACCTCTTATAATTTACCATTGTggctagcacagggcctggcaaaTAGAAGGTTCCCAAcagattttgtaaaataaattaaatgaatgaagaatatATTTAAGAGCTGACTGCTATGAATGTCAGTAACTTGAGAAAACCTTTTCATCTAATTTTGAGATGTTTTCTCTAGAGttgttcatttttcaaaattctttctacatttttttcccgAGATCTGAGGATACCTGACAAGTCGTTGTGCTAGTTCACGGCAAGAAAAATATTCCAGTTCCAACCAATGgatttaagagaagaaaatacttCAAGGAGATTGTAGCAGTTTATTAAACATCAATAAaatcaaacaatttaaaaaaattggttaGTCTCATTTCACTAATGTAAGTCAAATTACATgaagaaaagtaatttaaaatgtaaagaaatgaaaaagagaattcAGCAGCAAAGTGCAATTATGTTCAATTATGTTTACTAACATCGGAAATATCCAGTTTGATAACTCGTGGATGTACCAGGTGGGTTATCAAACACATTTTGAGTAAGAGTCTAAAGATTCAGAGCAAAATGCCTAAGACAAACTCATAtccacctttatttttttctggcaaaCATAAATAGTTCATATTAGGGCAATCTTAGCTTAGACCTAGTATCAGTaataattacaaaaggaaaaaaaaatgacatagtaATATAAACTCTTTTCTTTGAAACAGTTGGCAAGTTTGTGTATCTTTCCAGAAAGGGTTgccaagaaaattacagatttaGAAGGGTAGGCCTATTGGTATAAATCCCCTTTCCCAAGTATATCCATTTttcaaaagaactaaagagaagTCAGAAATTTACCAAATGAATGAGGGAAATTACAGATCAACTGAAAGCCATATAACTAAACTGATGAtcagttaatatttatattaactttaatataaatattctttaatattcttgTGAAAACCACTTTCCTCAGAGCATCACCATAAACTTGATACTGTCACACCACCCTTTCTTAAAAGGTGCTTATAAAAATGGCAGATTAAAAGCACTGGGAATTTGAGGctcttatttatctgttttaaagaTACACCATTTGATGTTGCAGCAGAAACAACATGCAttgtctcatggccaaaaaaaatgcTCCCAGGACAGTGAAATTTAGCTGTCACCTTCATTCACAACTTGGTTTTTTCTGAGATGATTGCCAATTAGTGCACACTGTGTCAATGACAACACCTGGTCACACATCAAGTAAACAATTCTATCACTGTTAAATGTAAGgcgattaattttaaaaatgcagacaaggaagctaatatttttaaatataaaatgtcataACCATAACTACTTAatggattatttcatttttctcagttttcaaacTTCAACACTGGATACAGCCCATTTCCAGGAACACAGCCGCCAAGGTCGGCCTGTGCTAGTTCACTGTATCTGCTTCCACGTCCAGCTTCTTCATTCAATTTTCTTCACGAGCTAATTAGAGCATGGAAGTGAGTAAACGAACCTCAGTATGGGAGCACGGGGAGAAGGCGATAGGCTGGTGCTGTGTGAAACTGACTTCAGCAAACAGAAATGTCGTCCCTTTGACATGGTTTTTAAATTCTGCTTCTTGAGGGTACATACAAATATGTGATCTGCAGTAAGAAATTgtggcttcttaaaaaaaaaaaaaaaaaagccagggaCCCTCCCAACAGAGTCAGTTTTTAAACCCTAGAGTCTGTCAGTTCCAATTCAGTGGGTTTGGTAGCCAGCTTAGGCTAACTTGAGTGACTTTATCCCAAACTACTAGTCCTCTGACAACACCGAAACGCTGAACACGCCAGTTTGCAGGAGAAATGGAGCCAAGCATCAAGGTCCCTCCCACTGTCTCTCTCTACGGCCTGCTTGGCAGCGTGGGAAGAATCAGACGGAGGACCATGTGCTAGGATTAAAGacaaacatacatacatccaTTCTCAGTGCTTGTGGCTCTTGGACTAAGTTACTGAACACTAGGGAAAAAACAAACTTGCCAGTTCTTTAGATGATGTTTACTAAAGGCTCGTTCCCATCACTCTCAATACACCGTACAGTAGACTGGAAGCTTCCAAGAAAATCATTAGCGAACTGTGATTAATCCAAAGCAGCCGAGACTTTTCAGAGATGAAGACGCTCAAAGCAGAGTTAAAAGCTTCGAGGAAGAGAGGAGGGTGCTCCTGACTCAGGAGCCAGCAGCGAAGCCTCCCAAGTTAGAAGGTTCggagggagggatggattagGAGCCACAAAGCAGAAACTGTGGGAAGGCAAGAGACAGCGGGGCCCGCGGCGGGCAGAGAGACCCCAGAGCGTCAAGGGCAGCGACAGCCCCGGAGGAGGAGATCTTAGAGGGGtaacaaagaaggaaaggaaaactagGCGCAGTGGTCCTCCAAGAAACCGGGCGACGGGCGGAGCCAGCGAGTCGGGGAGGGAGCGATGAGAGGTGCGGGCAGGAGGGCGTACACCCGCAAGTGAGAGAAAACGGGTTGTGGGGACGGAGGGAGGGCGTGCAAGGAACGGAGGTAACCCCCTGTCCGCCTGCAGGTCGCAACTCCAGACCGCGCGCCGCCTGGCCCCGCCGGGTCCCCGGAGCGCGAAGGCGGCCGAGGGAGCCGCTGCCACGCCAGGACTCTGCCTCACCTTGTTTGCCGCGTCCCGGCGTCCCGCCGCCCGTCCGCCTGCCGCTGCGCTCCGAGGGCCGACCAGCGAGTCGCGCGCGGCGCAGCCGGGGCTCCGTCCTGCGGCGAGGCAGCGGCCCCCAGTCCTCCGCACCCCCTCGCTCGCCCCGGTCACTTCGCCTCGCTCTCCGGTAGGCGGAGAGCACGGACCCTACCTCGAACGCCGCTCCGCTGATTTGAAACGCTCCGTCCCCAGGGTTCCCCGGAATAGGAGCGGCGCTGCTGCGGCCGCAGCGGCGGGGCCTCCGCCTGACCTCACCGgtagggggggcggggggcggggggcgggcagtagggggaggggggagggggcgggagcccagctgaggaggggagggggagggagcgCGCCGGCGGGGGCAACATGGCGGCGGGGGCGGCCCCGGCGGCGCCTGCGCGGGAGGCGGGGGAGCTGGGGTAGGACCCAGTGTAGGGTCCGAGCGCAACTCCGCGGCCGCCCGCTGCGTGGCGAGGAGGGGCGGGAGGCGGGCGGGCCGCGCAGTGGCCCCCACGCCTCCGAAACCAGGACACTCGGCTTAGAGCACACACGGCCCCTGGGGCCCAAGACAGAAGAGGTGAAAACTGTCAAATATCCGGGGACACGGCGCGCCCGCCAGGAGGAGCGCCCCCGCCCCGAGCCTCCTGCCCGCGCTTGTCGCGGCCCCTCGTGGGCGCCGAGGGCCCGGGCGCAAGGTGTCCGCTCCCGCCGCTTCACCTCGGTGGGGCGCGCACCTCAGAAGGAGCCTGACCCGGGATGTCACGCAACTACTGTTCATCCCTCTTCAGATGCGCTTCATCTTTTCCCCCCGCGGGAAGTACAGACgattaagaaagaagaacataTACGACACTTTACCCAGCGTCTGCTAAGCACCCAGCGCTGAATTACGAACGCACTGAACTCTCACACCTACTCCGCAAGGTCCACAGGTAGTGTTGTCTCCATTTCACAACTGCCCAGACTGAGGTGTCAAAGTCAAATTattacttgcccaaggttacataATTGGTAAGGGGCAGAACAGGGCCCAGGATCCCAAGCAGCGTGATTCCAGCGCCCAGGTTCTTAACCGCTGTGCCACGCTCTTTCCCAAACTGGTAGAGCTGCTATTCTGAGTCAGTCTTGACTCTCTCCCCCCAGTTCTGCCAGCCAAGCCCCCAACAAAAACCCCAGTCAAGCCTGTTTTTCCCCCTTGCAGGTCTTCTATTCATTCTTTGCCTTCTTGACGGTTATAGCCTGGGGCCACCTTCTTACActtcttcctttgccttttcttcttataatttCAGACTTCTCCTCAGAAAA from Odocoileus virginianus isolate 20LAN1187 ecotype Illinois unplaced genomic scaffold, Ovbor_1.2 Unplaced_Scaffold_1, whole genome shotgun sequence includes:
- the LOC139033288 gene encoding uncharacterized protein, with protein sequence MRGRNSRPRAAWPRRVPGARRRPREPLPRQDSASPCLPRPGVPPPVRLPLRSEGRPASRARRSRGSVLRRGSGPQSSAPPRSPRSLRLALR